One segment of Argiope bruennichi chromosome 11, qqArgBrue1.1, whole genome shotgun sequence DNA contains the following:
- the LOC129956881 gene encoding uncharacterized protein LOC129956881 isoform X2, whose translation MSNPIVSQLKSLYRLSLEDISLRKVAVLLVSDPVKFKSPTTEADGEKRKHEPFKSVVGDLCLPEPIREPLVNLLNPIFRETHKWFKYHEEFLKSKHSSFYCPEYAKHLHWTHMGTINYRKTAESMIHDEKLDINWRFKLACLYCLDEDIQNIWQKMSPLNKKCFYNNGQFPNDTREIIIFWTCILKGRVDKLESYLVGLVGHYSSIYQQAFELFSKNGYETATQYFFEKLTCEEKDASLVRTAEYVAEYVNHSFQPYTDVFCYLLSQMNAEQFQNVLENSSCAILRSFMDWPRQDAFLEVAQLVLPCFVEEDYDDLHFFLSVKFKCIYNPSKLFRNVFLITPKIFRHSTYYLDDFFERKDTEIFKFMFRNMDPEETLELFLSGKALHNCSKLVKEGKWDFLEFFIRESRLSKEDRGRFLVALNSYSPSLFELDVGAHFTKLVNDIP comes from the coding sequence ATGTCAAATCCAATTGTTAGCCAACTCAAAAGTCTTTACAGGCTGTCCCTCGAAGATATTTCTCTCAGAAAAGTGGCTGTCCTTTTGGTTAGTGACCCTGTCAAGTTTAAGTCTCCCACTACTGAGGCTGATGGCGAGAAAAGGAAACATGAACCGTTCAAAAGCGTTGTAGGCGACCTCTGTTTACCTGAACCGATAAGGGAGCCGTTAGTTAATCTACTGAATCCTATTTTTAGGGAAACACATAAATGGTTTAAGTACCacgaggaatttttaaaatcgaaGCATTCAAGTTTTTACTGTCCAGAATATGCAAAACACTTGCATTGGACACATATGGGGACTATAAATTATCGGAAAACAGCTGAGTCAATGATCCACGATGAAAAGTTGGACATCAACTGGCGATTTAAGTTAGCTTGTCTGTATTGCCTTGATGAAGATATTCAAAACATTTGGCAAAAAATGTCCCCGctgaataaaaagtgtttttataacaATGGGCAATTTCCTAATGATACGcgagaaatcattattttttggaCTTGCATCCTAAAAGGAAGAGTAGATAAGTTAGAAAGCTATCTTGTGGGATTGGTAGGACACTACTCCTCTATTTATCAACAAGCTTTTGAATTGTTTTCGAAGAACGGTTATGAAACAGCgactcaatatttttttgaaaagttaacttGCGAGGAAAAAGATGCGTCATTGGTGAGAACGGCCGAATATGTAGCAGAATACGTGAATCACAGCTTTCAACCATACACCgacgttttctgttatttgttgTCACAGATGAATGCGGAACAGTTTCAGAACGTTCTCGAAAATTCATCATGTGCGATCCTTCGAAGCTTTATGGATTGGCCACGGCAAGATGCTTTTCTCGAGGTTGCACAGCTTGTATTGCCTTGCTTTGTAGAAGAAGATTATGACGATCTGCATTTTTTTCtgtcagtaaaatttaaatgcatttataatccTTCAAAACTTTTTCGGAATGTTTTTCTGATCACACCTAAAATTTTCAGACATTCCACATattatttggatgatttttttgaaCGTAAAGatactgaaattttcaaatttatgtttagaaatatGGACCCTGAGGAAACGTTGGAACTTTTCTTGAGTGGTAAAGCACTGCACAATTGTTCCAAACTGGTAAAAGAAGGCAAGTGggattttttggaattttttattcgcGAATCCCGGTTGTCCAAAGAAGACAGAGGGAGATTTTTGGTAGCATTAAATTCATATTCTCCATCACTCTTTGAGTTGGATGTTGGTGCACATTTCACTAAGCTAGTGAACGATATTCCTTAA